CGGGGCGGACCGCCCAGGGCGGCCGGGCCGGCCGGCGCCGCTAACCGAGCAGAGGAAGACAGTGTCCATCGAGATCGCCAACGAGTCCGGTGCCGAGGTCGACACCGACGCGGTGCTCGCCGTGGCCCGGCACGCCCTCGACGAGATGGGGGTCAACCCGCTCGCCGAGCTGTCAGTGCTGCTGGTCGACATCGGGTACATGACCGAGCTGAACCATCGCTGGATGGGCGGCGACGGCCCGACCGACGTGCTCGCCTTCCCCATGGACGAGGGCAGTGTCGACCACGGCCCGGGGGAGAGCGCCACGGCCGGCGGTGAGCCGGCCCTGCTCGGCGATATCGTGCTCTGTCCGGAGGTGGCGGCCAAGCAGGCGGCCACCGCCGGGCACAGCGCCGCCGACGAGCTGCACCTGCTCACCGTGCACGGCGTGTTGCACCTGCTCGGCTACGACCATGCCGAGCCGGAGGAGGAGCGGGAGATGTTCGCCCTCCAGGCCCGGCTGCTGGCCAGCTGGCGGTCGACCCGGTCCCGGTGATGGACATAGTCGCGGCCGGCCCGACCGCCGGCCTTCCCGATCTCCAGCTGATCTTCTTCGCGGCCGGGCTGGTGGTGCTCGCCGGTCTGATCGCGATGACCGAGGCCGCGCTGGCCGCGGTCTCCCCGGCCCGTGCCGCCGAGCTGGCCCGCGACGGTGCGCGCGGGGCGCGTACCCTCCAGGCCGTCGCCGGTGACGTGGTCCGCCACCTCAACCTGCTGCTGCTGCTCCGGCTGCTCGCCGAGCTGACCGCTACCACCCTGGTCGCCCTGGTGGCGGTGGACAGCTTCGGTGCCGGCTGGCGGGCGGCGCTGGTGACCGCCGGGGCGATGACCGTGGTCAGCTTCGTGGTGGTCGGGGTGGCCCCGCGCACCCTGGGCCGGCAGCACGCCTACGCGGTGGGCCGGGCGGTGGCGCCGCTGGTCCGTTGGCTGGGCCGGGCGCTCAACCCGCTCGCCTCGCTGCTGATCCTGATCGGCAACGC
Above is a window of Micromonospora rifamycinica DNA encoding:
- the ybeY gene encoding rRNA maturation RNase YbeY, with the translated sequence MSIEIANESGAEVDTDAVLAVARHALDEMGVNPLAELSVLLVDIGYMTELNHRWMGGDGPTDVLAFPMDEGSVDHGPGESATAGGEPALLGDIVLCPEVAAKQAATAGHSAADELHLLTVHGVLHLLGYDHAEPEEEREMFALQARLLASWRSTRSR